Sequence from the Phaeodactylum tricornutum CCAP 1055/1 chromosome 4, whole genome shotgun sequence genome:
CCGGTGGTTGCCCCCAGAAATGTTTTGGGTGCAGAACCGCCCTTAAGTGTATAAGGGATATTTTCAAGCGCTTTTAAAATTGCTTTAGTATCGGCTGAAACGATTGTTAAATCGTCGACGTAACTGATAATATATTCATAATATTCAGTTTTGTCAAGCCTTTGTGCCTTACGAAACCACATATCAGGGTCCGCTTTAGACGATACAAAACCCAGGAATCTGAGGTTTTGTGCAAGATGAGAATGCCATGCGGCACCGCTTGACTTGAGGCCATATAACGCTTTCGCGATTAAtacgactttgccttcgtgTTCACCGAACTCGGGCCCAGCGATTgagaagactttttcgcgacaatcggcattgacgtatgCATTTCCGATGTCAACTGACACAAGGTCAAGGTTATTGAGGCTTGcaaggaggaagccaaggcgtaCGCTCTCGCGGGAGGCGACGCTAGAGTAAGTATCTTCGTCTGGTGGGTCGGTGACGTGTccgccggcgacgagtcgggctttaCGCCGGAAATCCATTTTTACATCGAAAATGATCCACATGGGGATTCTTTTGTAGTCGGAGGGCGCTCGTTCTCCCTTATCCTTGATAGTGAAGGTTTTCATGCTCTCAAgtgtatccatttctttgcgaattgcaTCGCGCCAGAGGTGATTGCCGTTCTGCTTGTCCAATTCGTAAGCGTGGGGTACGTTGCGAGGGACTTCTATTCCGTATTTGtatcgatttttcttttttcgcgtcttggcagcacggatccatcgatcggcctttttcagcaCGGTGGGAGCCCAATaagaaaaggcatgttcGGATAAGAGATCGTGGTCGGCCGCATATTTGGCCACCGGGTAGGGATTGCTCTCCTTCAAAGAGGTGAGGGGCTCCCAGGTAAATTCACCGTTGGCCCATTTTACGCGTAGAAACCATCCACGCGTACGTCCCCGACCACCGCGGGGGCGTTTTTGATGAtcgacaatatcatcaaaggtataccattcatttccgtcatcatcgacCTGCTTATAAACAGCATCAAGGAGAGCTTGGTAACCGTGGACTTCctcggtaccgtcgtcgaattcgacgacgaaatttcCAGGGTCGTCGTTAGGGACTGGAGTACCGTCGCGATCGCGCTTGGTAACTCGGCCCTGGCGCTGAACCGCACCCGAAGTGAGTAGAACGTCAGTACCAATAATTAAGGAGGTGGGGTCCTGATCCGGTGAGTCGttctcgaagaaatcgtcaacCGTGAGCCCGGGATCCAGTTGAATATGGTCATCCCCTTCGTTCAGATCGTATAACACGTGTCTGTTACGGGTGTTGCCATCgccgggatcgtcggatcGCCGAGCGACTTTCATCGCTTCGTCACGGCGGAAAGCCggcgctttgattttgttacCGAGGGCGAAATCAGAAGGCTGATAAATCTCCCTTATGGTGGCGTCAAAAGTAGCGAGGGCAGTCTGCAGAGCAGACGAATCGAGGTTTTGGAGAGGTGTAACAGTAGATCGAGTGATTACAGTACCCTTGTCCGTCAAAATATGGTAGCACAAGGCTTGGCCCACATTGGTGGCAATACCTAACCAAcggccgactttggctttattctgtggaaatttgacatcaggattgtcaaaatactgaactggttcgaaaaattcgaaaaccagGATTTCAGAAATATCATGGGTGTCGCCAGTCATCGCAGTAATAGGCGTGATCCAGGCCAGCGCTTTTCGTGCCGTGTGGTTACGTACGAAAATGACGTAGGCAAGGGCGTAGTCCCATAATTGTTCGGGACACTTGGTGGTTTCGAGAACGAGGCGCGTGTGAATGCGCGCAGCACcaaattcgtgttcgcaacgaTTTTGCCACGGAGAGTAGGGTTCAGTGACCGTCGTCTTTATCCAGTGACTGGAAGttaattttttccatttgctaaGTGTTTCCACTTTCGCGTTATCGGTGTGCAATTGTGCAGGAATACCGATGTTGTGGATGAATTCGGCGAGACCCTGGTCTGCCGCGGACTCTGCTTTCATTAGGTAATGATAGATAAAGTAAGAGTCACCACAGACAAAACCCTGAGTATGGGTATGTCCACGCGAGGATTTTATAGAGGATTTAAAAGTATCACTATAAAGTGTGCATTTCAAACGTCGATACCGAAGTTGTTCAAACTTGGTTTTATAACGACGATGCAAAGGCATTTCGCCCGTGCGCTCCGCTAGTTGTGTAGTGGCGGTAAGAGTACGCTCAACTACTTCCATCGGCACATGTCCGAGAATTCGCCGTAATTTATCGCGGTCGACGTCCAACACCCGAGGGCTGGATATGGACGCACCGATAGTGGCGTATTTGAGTTCGCGAACGACGTCGCGAGGGTTCATGACATGGTTATGGAAATCCGGTACAACGGATCCAGGGGAAACGGGTAGTGGAGGCCAATCCGGGAGAATGTCAACCGGTACGCTGTCGGTGTAGCAGgcacgacgagaacgatcgtGTCGCGTGTACtttgcttcattttcttcccaaTCTTTACTGTTGGGGTCCCATGGTTGATCGCAAGTGAGATCAATGTGCTGACAGTTGTCAAGCTCATGTTGAGTAGGTACGCGAGAATACAACAGGGATGCACGACCTTTGAGCTCAAACGGGATATAATCACCGTCGAGAGTTTCGATGCCGTGAAGGGATTTGccttgcgacaaaaattttggaatgtCATCGGTTTGATGTCCGGCATGTcggatttgattcaaattaATGAGCGAGGTGGTCTGTGTGGGCCCGAGGTTCAGTGCCTCATGAAAGATGAGAATCACGGTTGTTCCGTCGTCATAATCATAGGCGGTTGCCGCCGTGACAACCGGAATCCGTTCAAACGTTTCACCGTCATCATGAAAACCGCGAAGGCTGACTGATCGACCCGTGTATGACAATACAGAGTACCCGGCACCGACGCAGACGGTGTCTGCACCAGTATCAATTACCGCTTCACCATAATTGGTGGGAGGTTTTGTTCCGCGTGAGCGGTTCTGACGAATACGAACTAGTGTCGCATCGTTAAGTCGGAAATCCGACTTGCGCCAAGGGGCTTGATCGAAATGACTGCCGGAGCGGACCATACGATTCAACGATACGCGATTAGCGTACCGACCAAAGAGGACACCTGCACCAAATGTCACTTTTTTGGTGGTGACGTGGGGTGAAATGTCTGTGGGTGCGTCACGAAGTAGGGTTTCAGGGGTACTGGAATCTACTTGGACGTGATCTTCGCATGTATGTTTACGAATAGGTTTTTTACTACTAGGCAGTTGTGAATAAGATTCAACGGTTGAACTAGAGTTATCTGTATCTGAGGATTTAGCCCTTTTGGCCTCACGGCCAGGGGGTGCAATACTGCGTTTTGCGCTCAAGATACTCTCCCTGATAGCTGGGGTTAGGGCTTCCCACAGCTCAGGAGGTAAGACGTGTTTATGAGGGCGGGAAGGTTTCTCAGCCCCCTTGTTCGACGGACGGTTGGACGAGCCACGCCGTTTGTTGTCGTTACCACGTTGGTTGCCGGTGGCTCTGCCAGTGGTCTTTGTCTGACGTACGTTCCGTGAGTCGCTTCTGTCCTTGGAACTGagtttcgtcgcggacgtaCGCATGTAGTTGACGACCCGATTAAAATTCCAGTCATCGAGTCGTGCTTCGGCAGTTGCCTTATAAGGAAGGAGTGCCGGATCAGTAATCCCTttaagaaagaaattcgtttTCTGAGCGTCCGAATAGCCCTCCTTGTTACGCAAAAGGGCATTGTTGGCAGAAATATGCCGAGCGACATatttggtgaaggaaaactGTTTGGACAGTCCTGTATACACCGACTCCATAACTGTCGCGCGAGCCTGCTCGGTAGTGAGACCCACTTGGCTCGTTCCTTCATAGAAGGCACATAGAGAAATCCAGGCACTGCGTCCGTCCTTAGTGTGCTCGTGGGGCTCAACAAGTCCCCAGGCGTCCCCAGCGCTGGTTAGCGACATGAGAGTATAGAAGATTGTTGCGTTCCTGGTGATGTTGACAACTGGGGagagtgcaaacaaatctgaaACGTCACGGGGCGACGTATGGGGTCCGGTTGGGTCGGCTTTCGAATACCGATCCGAATGGTGCGCGATGCACGCGGTAAAAGTGGACCCACTTGCGCCTGCCCACGCTTCGAAACCGTAACGAAAAGTgagccactttttctgcgAACCATCAAACGGTTCAGGCAAGAGGCTAGTAGCCGATTTTTCAGCCTTTGCAGCCGTCGTAGTCACATTATCATACGACGCCGCGGCTCTAGTCATCATCTCAAAGCGTAGCACGGAAGCcgtgaactctttggcgacATCGACTGAGTTGGGTGCGTGATGCATCCATTTGGCGAAGACGAGTATTCGCTTGGTATGCATGGAGCCCATTTTGAGCCGCATGcagagatcattgatgtcctCCTTCGTGAGAAGACGGAAATCATCAGATGATTTAATGCCGTTGTTCAACATTGCAGCCGCAACTGACAATGGAACACAGATGACGTCACGGAGGACGAccatcaaggcctttcgttCAACACGGTCTTGCCGAGGAACGGAGTCGAGACCGTCACTGTCTTTAGACAAGTGAGGCTCTGCGTCGATGACGCTTTTCTCGATCACGCTGACTTCGTCAgacgtgttcttgctgcgagccaaaggctttgcagtctttttgccatcaccttcatcatccgaagATGCTGGCGATGGCGGTGCGGTGCCCGAAGGCTCCTCaccgtcggaggagtcgaatcctccgaactcctcatcctcttcggatgcggacgcggcatCAGCCGGTGAGTCCGTCGCTGCGGCAGGGGCCGGAACAGCTGGAGTGACCTTCCTCGGACGAcgcattcgttgtcgaggtttcaaaaactcaaaaaaTTAGAGCTGGGTTGGGTCTGAGTAAACtgataagttctacctgcttacgagtgtatttgtagaatacgacgaaagagtagaagttggggggaaagcctcgtagaggctccgattgttttaatcggtaggtttttagattgagattgtgagactaaaatatagattccaaaatgaaaccttttgtgttggaaacagaatgtacgaacgtagaaaccccgtagccaatgtactggctatcgaaccattgacatagtttttgtcgagatgattgaatcacctatgtgatcgccaaaccatcgagttcggatggtgccaacagtatctgttgacaactttcatctagggaaactgtatggtaatcaggaatatttcgttcctagcatatcaggtttgataagacgagtcgtcttatacgcctcatgcaacggaaccagagttgtgtatgttgcaaacatttgggtgcataacgcaaatatttggtttcctatgagacgcttcgtattttcctccggcatgccacacacgggtaatgaacccgacgaggacagtcgtctggccactgcgtctgtcctacgacagagccaggaaaaaggaaatggcaacgaggccaagatctagagctagtgaatcctagatagatgttccaacaaacaatgctaaggctaagcaattctatctacaacgtagtatcaaattgtagcattgtgtggctataatttatcaccAGCTTCTCTAAGCATTGTCTTCTATATCATTTGAGATACAAACATTGTTTGGAAGGGACCGAGTTGAAAAACGTTGGGAAGCAAACTTCAATTTTTGTTCCTTGGACATAGTCTGCTGGTGATTGTAGAcctcatcaaaagcttcacCGCATCCGCTTAGGAAAGTGCAgaattcaacaaaatcaatgGATCCGGAGCCGTCAATGTCTAAAGCACTCCATAGCACATTGAAATCTGAGTCTGAAATTTTGCCCACTTTTCCCTCATCCATCCATTGCTTAAGTTCTGTAACAGAAGAACAGAGAGAGAGTTAATATATATTTTTATTTATTTTCCCTGGAAAGCATGTCAATTCAAAAGCGCTCCTTAGCAAGGGATTTACCTGCTTTCTCAATGGTACCTCCGTTGTCTCTATCCATGTGTTGGAACTCTTCTAACAACTTTTCATGGGTAAGTGCTCCTGGAGTGGGAGCTATGTTGATATTTTTGGCAATGCCCTGTATGAAACAGGTTTTGATACGGCGCACCTGTTGCCCAAGTTGGTAGCGGTATAGCCCATACATTGGGACACAGAATAAAGCAAGACCAAGGATGACAAATCCTACAAGAGGACCGGTTTTCAACTTGGCGTCTGGCTCTTGAAATGGTGACTCAACGCATGCCGGATCGCTGCCCACTCCTCCACACCATTCCTTCTCTGCCGGGTACCACTCCGGATCCATGGAAAAGTCTTCAAAAGGAACAGGGATTTTGTCCTCTTCCAGTATATTGTAGTCGTTGTAAGTTTGCTCAACCGCCGCAATCCACTCAGTGTCATCCATTCTCGTCATTTTAGCAACGTAATTGGCTTGTCTTGAACTTGTGATTAAATCAATTACGCTGAGGCTGACAAACGCAGTATCGTTGTTCAGGAAAACGTAGGAATGGGTCTGGCTGAATACTCCATCAATTGTAGTACTTCCCCACAATGTGCTTGAATCAATCCAACTTCCTTTTGCTGGAGGATCAAAGTCAATTACATCTCTACCAAGTGCACCAGATTCCACAGAACGAAAAAGTTCCAGATCACCTGTATAACCATGAAATTGATTGAAAAGCCAGCGTTTTCCAAGAGTGAACAATTGCAGTAAGATTTTGATGATGAAATGAACAGATGACATTCACAACCTCATTTCCTGCCTCTAGTCATACCTTCTTTCTCATTGGTGGTCGTCCCGTAATGAGCTTTGCCAGAGACGAAACCATTCACTCCGCAAAATCCCGACCCAATTACGTTTTGGAATGGCGGTTCGAACGTTTGATTGCAAAAGGATGAAGGCGCAGGACGGTAGAAATAGTAACCGTAAGTCATCATTCTGGAGCCGTCAAGGGTGTGATTGTAGAAAGCTACAGCCTCGCTTCGAGTGTAGGGCAATAGTTGATAGTTCAAAGCAGGAACATGCGGTTGAGGCTGAGCCGGGATGCCATCGCCTTCAAAATTTGTTGCTGTGACTTTCCATAATCCCTCGTATTGTTTCCACGACAGGTTTTGCATAACAAAGGAATTTGGGAAGTTGGCATCGTACCGTTTATCCGTCGTACTCAGACAAGGTTGAGTGAGAAGCAATCCACACTTTGATGGTTTCAATGCGTGTGCATTAGGAAGCACAACGAATGCAGCAATAGTGGCCAACAGACTCAACAAGTTCATACTCGGTTACAATCGTTacagtttacagttaccaGTTCAACAAATCACGATTGGCGGGTGAAAGAAATTGAAATGAACACAACTGTTTGTTGATGCATTGCTTAATGGGTTTGAGTgttgtcaacagcaaaaaCATTCCTTCGAATTACCTTCCCAGTATCCTTCCCTACACCGCTGAGGGTATGAGATACCAGTAAAATATTCTCATTCTGACCAGTAAACATTTATTTAGAGGCAGCTTTGTTAGAGATATGCATACCAGAAAGTAATGTCCAGAAAAGCCTTCTCATAGGCTTCTGATTCTTTTACTTTTCCACCAGCAATATAAGGCGGTTTAATGCCAGCGACAGTATGCGTTTGCCATGGTATTGAAGGCCGATACTCATCGGTAAGCTGAAAACGGGATTACCACTGCCGCTTAACTGACTCTGAGACTCACTAGTAGTAAAATCTGAATCGTTCACAAAACTAAAGCCAGACTCACGGAAACAAGATTGGAGGAGGCTTTGTTCCGCCCAAAAACCACGAAGAATGTTTACATTAACATAAATAGGAAAATAACCTAAAATTAATGATTATCCGAAAGGACAGTCCACTACCATCATATTGCATGGACTGCCTGACTCACTGCCGATGTCTCACTTCCAGCGAGTTTATCTAGAATAGTCTACCTAAGCATATGCGTTCACTTACACTTATATTAGAAATAAGGAGATAACGGGTAAAATACCGCTTACACTTATAATAAAGTAGAAATAAGCAAACTGGCAAGACACTGCAGTaggaattgactgtgaatgttcGCTTCAATAATGCACAGGATAGATTCATACATTCGGCAACTCGAGAACGTCTGGAAGGATAGGAGCAACGATGACGAGCTAGACTCGTGCCTAAGGAAAGGATATCTGGGTGTAGAAAAAGTATACATGAACGACTGTTTTATCTTTCCACTGGGAAATCACATCATTTTCCATTACCGTAAGCAATCCCGttgggatatcaaataacTTTGtctcttttccaaaaattcatgtACATTTGCTACGAGACACACCAAATCAGAGTCAGGCTTAAAACTAACCCCACACCTGGATTCGTCTCATTCGCAgcttcaaaacgataccGTTGTTTCTTATGCTACAATAAACCCGCTATGTACACTTTCATTTTTAAGttggattttgatgttgaaacGCAAAATAGGGTTACAATTATAGCGAACGTTAAGCCAGTTTTACCTAGTTCATTGAAGCAAATGCGTTTCTCATTTTGTATGCCCTACTTGAGCTTTGAACATTGAAACTCTCAACGAGAGTTGTTTTATTCCTCACAAACCAATACACTTGGGAATATGGCATTCCATCTGAGTGGC
This genomic interval carries:
- a CDS encoding predicted protein yields the protein MNLLSLLATIAAFVVLPNAHALKPSKCGLLLTQPCLSTTDKRYDANFPNSFVMQNLSWKQYEGLWKVTATNFEGDGIPAQPQPHVPALNYQLLPYTRSEAVAFYNHTLDGSRMMTYGYYFYRPAPSSFCNQTFEPPFQNVIGSGFCGVNGFVSGKAHYGTTTNEKEGDLELFRSVESGALGRDVIDFDPPAKGSWIDSSTLWGSTTIDGVFSQTHSYVFLNNDTAFVSLSVIDLITSSRQANYVAKMTRMDDTEWIAAVEQTYNDYNILEEDKIPVPFEDFSMDPEWYPAEKEWCGGVGSDPACVESPFQEPDAKLKTGPLVGFVILGLALFCVPMYGLYRYQLGQQVRRIKTCFIQGIAKNINIAPTPGALTHEKLLEEFQHMDRDNGGTIEKAELKQWMDEGKVGKISDSDFNVLWSALDIDGSGSIDFVEFCTFLSGCGEAFDEVYNHQQTMSKEQKLKFASQRFSTRSLPNNVCISNDIEDNA
- a CDS encoding predicted protein; this translates as MRRPRKVTPAVPAPAAATDSPADAASASEEDEEFGGFDSSDGEEPSGTAPPSPASSDDEGDGKKTAKPLARSKNTSDEVSVIEKSVIDAEPHLSKDSDGLDSVPRQDRVERKALMVVLRDVICVPLSVAAAMLNNGIKSSDDFRLLTKEDINDLCMRLKMGSMHTKRILVFAKWMHHAPNSVDVAKEFTASVLRFEMMTRAAASYDNVTTTAAKAEKSATSLLPEPFDGSQKKWLTFRYGFEAWAGASGSTFTACIAHHSDRYSKADPTGPHTSPRDVSDLFALSPVVNITRNATIFYTLMSLTSAGDAWGLVEPHEHTKDGRSAWISLCAFYEGTSQVGLTTEQARATVMESVYTGLSKQFSFTKYVARHISANNALLRNKEGYSDAQKTNFFLKGITDPALLPYKATAEARLDDWNFNRVVNYMRTSATKLSSKDRSDSRNVRQTKTTGRATGNQRGNDNKRRGSSNRPSNKGAEKPSRPHKHVLPPELWEALTPAIRESILSAKRSIAPPGREAKRAKSSDTDNSSSTVESYSQLPSSKKPIRKHTCEDHVQVDSSTPETLLRDAPTDISPHVTTKKVTFGAGVLFGRYANRVSLNRMVRSGSHFDQAPWRKSDFRLNDATLVRIRQNRSRGTKPPTNYGEAVIDTGADTVCVGAGYSVLSYTGRSVSLRGFHDDGETFERIPVVTAATAYDYDDGTTVILIFHEALNLGPTQTTSLINLNQIRHAGHQTDDIPKFLSQGKSLHGIETLDGDYIPFELKGRASLLYSRVPTQHELDNCQHIDLTCDQPWDPNSKDWEENEAKYTRHDRSRRACYTDSVPVDILPDWPPLPVSPGSVVPDFHNHVMNPRDVVRELKYATIGASISSPRVLDVDRDKLRRILGHVPMEVVERTLTATTQLAERTGEMPLHRRYKTKFEQLRYRRLKCTLYSDTFKSSIKSSRGHTHTQGFVCGDSYFIYHYLMKAESAADQGLAEFIHNIGIPAQLHTDNAKVETLSKWKKLTSSHWIKTTVTEPYSPWQNRCEHEFGAARIHTRLVLETTKCPEQLWDYALAYVIFVRNHTARKALAWITPITAMTGDTHDISEILVFEFFEPVQYFDNPDVKFPQNKAKVGRWLGIATNVGQALCYHILTDKGTVITRSTVTPLQNLDSSALQTALATFDATIREIYQPSDFALGNKIKAPAFRRDEAMKVARRSDDPGDGNTRNRHVLYDLNEGDDHIQLDPGLTVDDFFENDSPDQDPTSLIIGTDVLLTSGAVQRQGRVTKRDRDGTPVPNDDPGNFVVEFDDGTEEVHGR